A stretch of Cytophagales bacterium DNA encodes these proteins:
- a CDS encoding YHS domain-containing (seleno)protein: MKTLLIFLATLALDTDPKELFKPGEVAFDGFDLVSYYQEGPVTGNATYAYEYQGITMHFSSEENLNLFKQYPERYWPALDGWCAISLVYEVLKRPDFTIYKIQNNKLYFFEVRAFFNGLTHWDRDPVKNEILARVHYKHLGGY; this comes from the coding sequence ATGAAAACCCTTTTGATTTTTTTGGCCACTTTGGCCTTAGATACCGATCCCAAAGAACTCTTCAAACCGGGAGAAGTGGCCTTTGATGGATTTGATTTGGTCTCCTATTATCAGGAAGGACCCGTTACTGGAAATGCAACATATGCTTATGAATATCAAGGTATCACGATGCATTTCTCTTCAGAAGAAAACCTGAATCTTTTCAAGCAATACCCAGAGCGATACTGGCCTGCCCTGGACGGATGGTGTGCAATCTCATTGGTTTATGAAGTGTTGAAAAGACCAGATTTCACGATTTACAAGATCCAGAACAATAAGCTTTACTTTTTCGAAGTACGAGCTTTTTTCAATGGCCTTACCCATTGGGATCGTGATCCGGTGAAAAATGAGATCCTGGCACGTGTTCATTATAAACACTTAGGTGGCTATTAA
- the dinB gene encoding DNA polymerase IV, whose product MNEENSTTEAPARKIIHIDMDAFYASVEQMDNPELRGKPVAVGGGGQRGVVAAASYEARVYGVKSALPSVSAIRRCPDLIFVKPRFDRYKELSDQIREVFFSYTDIVEPLSLDEAFLDVTTTKKGKPSATLIARDIKQEIKSVTGLTASAGVSFNKFLAKTASDMDKPDGLYVILPKDADAFTARLPINKFFGIGKVTAEKMKLAGILTGKDLRKYDLSEMARRFGKAGTYYYNICRGVDLRGVKAHRERKSVSVENTYRENFMKLEDVLAALNRLNESLFKRYNRHKIGKTLTIKIKYGDFQQITRSKTLENGIHTPEQVEDMTQELVTEKLLRPEGIRLLGVGISNFIEETQEPQLTLSF is encoded by the coding sequence TTGAACGAGGAGAATTCGACCACCGAGGCACCTGCCAGAAAGATCATTCATATTGACATGGATGCATTTTATGCTTCTGTTGAGCAGATGGATAATCCTGAGCTTCGAGGAAAACCAGTCGCGGTGGGTGGAGGAGGTCAAAGAGGTGTAGTAGCTGCTGCCAGCTATGAAGCCAGGGTTTATGGGGTGAAATCCGCCCTGCCCTCTGTGTCAGCTATTCGGCGTTGCCCGGATTTGATTTTCGTAAAGCCACGTTTCGATCGTTACAAAGAATTGAGTGATCAGATCAGGGAGGTTTTTTTCTCCTACACGGATATTGTTGAGCCCCTATCATTGGATGAAGCCTTCCTGGACGTCACCACAACCAAAAAAGGGAAGCCTTCAGCTACTTTGATTGCCAGGGACATTAAACAGGAAATCAAGTCCGTAACCGGATTAACTGCTTCGGCAGGAGTGTCGTTCAATAAGTTTCTGGCTAAAACTGCCTCTGATATGGATAAGCCAGATGGCCTTTATGTGATTTTGCCGAAGGACGCGGATGCTTTCACAGCAAGATTACCCATCAATAAGTTTTTTGGCATTGGTAAGGTGACCGCAGAAAAAATGAAGCTAGCTGGTATCCTAACAGGTAAGGATTTGCGGAAATACGATTTGTCAGAAATGGCCCGGAGGTTTGGTAAGGCAGGAACTTACTATTACAACATTTGTCGGGGAGTGGATCTTAGGGGAGTAAAAGCCCACCGGGAACGCAAATCAGTCAGTGTTGAAAACACTTATCGTGAAAATTTCATGAAACTGGAAGATGTACTGGCTGCTCTTAATCGATTGAATGAATCTTTATTCAAAAGGTATAACCGGCATAAAATAGGGAAGACCCTGACCATTAAGATCAAGTACGGTGACTTTCAGCAAATTACACGCAGTAAGACCTTAGAAAACGGAATCCACACCCCTGAACAAGTCGAGGACATGACCCAGGAATTGGTCACAGAAAAGTTATTGCGTCCTGAAGGTATTCGTTTGCTAGGTGTAGGCATATCCAACTTCATCGAAGAAACCCAGGAACCCCAATTAACCCTTTCTTTTTAA
- a CDS encoding helix-turn-helix domain-containing protein, whose amino-acid sequence MLIGSIILSIGIFNGTMLAAILWFARRSRFMAAGILVYCLILLKYLGYWCEILPEQRFLAEILRPVELLMGPLVLGCFYRLASKKLNREWLHYLPALLLLLFVVSNHLKILITGSGNYSFGYYVFITKMTHEIVYLIFVSWQFRKELNRVKALLITFFSLQWIISLFYLLYRFEGDYNIVNYVLFAGMAFSINYMAYVALRQSSMFAKNTPTAPSSKSVKKTETAAKPKSETQKIEPDLRPIYESLVQKITEEELFLSQNIKLSDLARQLSVPEKSVSRAVNEHAGENFNAFINRYRVDHAADLILSDTHSHYTIDAIAEEAGFANKVSFYKAFKRIKGISPSEYRKENSQEA is encoded by the coding sequence ATGCTGATAGGAAGCATCATCCTGTCCATTGGCATTTTTAATGGCACCATGCTTGCAGCCATTCTTTGGTTCGCCAGGCGCAGCCGTTTTATGGCGGCAGGAATATTGGTCTACTGCCTGATCCTGCTCAAATACTTGGGCTATTGGTGTGAGATTTTGCCCGAACAACGATTTTTAGCAGAAATCCTGAGGCCTGTAGAATTATTAATGGGTCCACTGGTCCTCGGTTGTTTCTATCGCCTGGCTTCAAAGAAATTGAATCGGGAGTGGTTGCACTATCTTCCGGCCCTTTTATTGTTACTATTTGTCGTCAGTAATCATCTAAAGATCCTGATCACCGGCTCTGGGAACTACTCCTTTGGGTATTACGTGTTCATCACGAAGATGACGCATGAGATTGTTTACCTGATCTTCGTCTCCTGGCAATTCCGCAAAGAACTTAACCGCGTTAAGGCTTTGTTAATCACCTTCTTCTCCCTTCAGTGGATCATCAGTTTGTTTTATTTACTTTATCGATTTGAAGGCGATTACAACATAGTAAACTATGTCTTGTTTGCTGGAATGGCTTTTTCCATCAATTACATGGCTTATGTTGCCTTAAGGCAATCATCGATGTTCGCAAAGAACACCCCCACTGCACCTTCTTCCAAATCTGTTAAAAAGACGGAAACCGCGGCAAAGCCTAAATCAGAAACGCAAAAGATTGAACCTGATCTACGACCGATCTATGAAAGTCTGGTCCAGAAGATCACCGAAGAGGAACTATTCCTGAGTCAAAACATCAAACTCTCAGATCTGGCGAGGCAATTATCCGTACCCGAGAAAAGTGTATCCAGAGCAGTGAATGAACATGCAGGGGAAAATTTTAATGCATTCATCAATCGCTACAGAGTCGATCATGCGGCAGACCTGATTCTTAGTGATACACATAGCCATTACACCATTGATGCCATAGCAGAGGAAGCGGGATTCGCCAACAAAGTATCTTTCTACAAGGCTTTTAAACGGATCAAGGGCATCTCACCTAGTGAATATCGTAAGGAAAATTCTCAGGAAGCCTAG
- a CDS encoding pyridoxal-dependent decarboxylase: MMHSEEFRKYAHQAVDWVADYLEGIEELPVKSTVKPGEVIEQIPALPPENSEPFEDWMSDLEQKILPGITHWQHPHFHAYFPGNSSYPSVIAEIITAGLGAQCMVWETSPAGAELEEQMMNWLKHLLDLPKAWDGVIQDTASTATLAALLTARERCSDHKTNTQGFDHNCYRIYCSTETHSSIDKAVRIAGFGSDNLVKIEVDEAMSMIPSKLEAAISQDLEDGKVPCAVVGASGTTGTLAFDPLQALGEICTKYDIWFHVDAAYAGTAMIVPEKRVLFEGVALADSFVFNPHKWMFTNFDCTAYFVKDKEQLIRTFEILPEYLKNSTRGIVNDYRDWGIPLGRRFRALKLWFVMRAYGQKGLVETLSKHCEFGDWVAEQIRGHEQFELLCPPQLNMVVFRWKGAAEEQLNEFNTQLLQTINDTGKAYLSHTKVRGKYAIRLVMAQTRLEEHHVRDIWNLIQSSAASLKD, encoded by the coding sequence ATGATGCATAGCGAGGAGTTTAGAAAGTACGCCCATCAGGCAGTGGATTGGGTAGCGGATTATCTGGAAGGAATTGAAGAATTACCCGTTAAGTCTACGGTGAAACCCGGTGAGGTCATTGAGCAGATTCCTGCTTTACCTCCGGAAAATTCAGAGCCCTTCGAAGATTGGATGAGTGATTTGGAACAGAAAATTTTACCCGGAATCACCCATTGGCAACATCCACACTTTCATGCCTATTTCCCGGGCAATAGTAGTTATCCTTCTGTCATAGCAGAGATCATTACTGCCGGATTAGGTGCGCAGTGTATGGTTTGGGAGACCTCACCAGCAGGGGCGGAATTGGAAGAGCAAATGATGAACTGGCTGAAACATTTGCTGGACCTTCCCAAGGCCTGGGATGGTGTGATCCAGGATACTGCCAGTACGGCTACATTGGCTGCATTACTTACCGCTAGAGAGCGGTGTTCCGACCATAAAACGAATACGCAAGGATTCGATCACAATTGCTATCGGATTTATTGCTCAACAGAAACACATAGTTCAATTGATAAGGCAGTTCGCATTGCGGGTTTCGGAAGTGACAATCTTGTGAAGATCGAAGTAGATGAGGCCATGTCGATGATTCCTTCAAAACTTGAAGCAGCCATCAGTCAGGATCTGGAAGATGGGAAAGTACCTTGTGCGGTAGTCGGTGCATCCGGGACAACAGGAACACTGGCTTTTGACCCATTACAGGCATTGGGTGAGATCTGTACGAAATATGATATTTGGTTTCATGTGGATGCAGCTTATGCTGGGACCGCCATGATTGTTCCTGAAAAACGCGTATTATTTGAAGGAGTGGCTCTGGCAGATAGCTTCGTTTTCAACCCACACAAGTGGATGTTCACCAACTTTGATTGTACGGCCTATTTTGTAAAGGACAAAGAGCAACTCATTCGCACGTTTGAGATCCTGCCGGAATATTTGAAAAACAGTACCCGTGGGATTGTCAATGACTACCGGGATTGGGGAATTCCATTAGGTAGACGCTTCAGAGCGCTGAAATTGTGGTTTGTGATGCGTGCTTATGGTCAGAAAGGTCTGGTGGAGACATTGAGTAAACACTGCGAGTTTGGTGATTGGGTGGCGGAGCAGATCCGAGGCCACGAGCAATTCGAATTATTGTGCCCTCCTCAATTGAACATGGTTGTATTCCGGTGGAAAGGGGCAGCCGAAGAACAACTCAACGAGTTTAATACGCAGTTACTGCAAACGATCAATGATACTGGAAAAGCGTACCTCTCACATACCAAAGTACGTGGAAAGTACGCCATCCGTTTAGTAATGGCCCAGACTCGTTTGGAAGAACATCATGTGCGTGATATATGGAACCTGATCCAATCCAGTGCGGCCTCTTTGAAGGATTAA